From Ancylobacter polymorphus, a single genomic window includes:
- a CDS encoding DUF736 domain-containing protein, producing MRTLTLNVKAKLVRIENPSDKGPHFRILAGTVELGAAWQKTAKDSERDYLSVKLDDPSFPAPIYATLVEIDSEEGFQLIWSRPNRD from the coding sequence ATCCGCACCCTGACGCTCAACGTCAAGGCCAAGCTGGTCCGGATCGAAAACCCCTCCGACAAGGGTCCTCACTTCCGTATCCTCGCCGGCACCGTCGAACTCGGTGCCGCCTGGCAGAAGACCGCCAAGGACAGCGAGCGCGATTATCTCTCGGTCAAGCTGGACGATCCGAGCTTCCCGGCTCCGATCTATGCCACTCTGGTCGAGATCGACAGCGAGGAAGGCTTCCAGCTCATCTGGTCGCGGCCCAACCGCGACTGA
- a CDS encoding ATP-dependent helicase has translation MPFGQTCLIEDDVGVPSEPTGDMQPDHRHSRFVTQPQGDPIILQLRTKQESGIVQTPKQEVIRNLSAAVAYLDSLNAEQRRAVEHGVVDGKATAANLLLIIAGAGSGKTNTLAHRVAHLIVGGADPRRILLMTFSRRAAAEMTRRVERICNRVMNGNGSVMSDALTWAGTFHGIGARLLRDYAEQIGLDPAFTIHDREDSADLMNLVRHELGFSKTESRFPAKGTCLSIYSRAVNAELPLDDVLRLAFPWCSGWEKQLRELFAAYVEAKQAQNVLDYDDLLLYWVQLASEPALADDIGDRFDHVMVDEYQDTNRLQASILLSLKPGGRGLTVVGDDAQSIYSFRAATIRNILDFPQQFSPPAEVITLDRNYRSTQPILSAANGVIELASERFTKNLWTERQSADRPRLVTVRDEAEQARYVADHVLEFREVGVALKQQAVLFRASHHSGPLEVELTRRNIPFVKFGGLKFLDAAHVKDMLAVLRFVQNPLDRVAGFRLMQILPGVGPTSAQRVLDRMASEAEPIAALSSIPAPARSGDDWTGFVALLQQLRSGAGGWPAEIEAARLWYEPHLERIHEDAAIRNADLLQLEQIASGYASRERFLTELTLDPPDATSDQPGVPHLDEDYLILSTIHSAKGQEWKNVFVLNTVDGCIPIDLGVGSKEEIEEERRLLYVAMTRAKDSLHLITPQRFFTHNQNAQGDRHVYASRTRFIPAALLVQFECKGWPAAAAETARRDVRGVRVDVGARMRGMWR, from the coding sequence ATGCCCTTCGGTCAGACATGCCTGATCGAGGACGACGTGGGCGTGCCCTCAGAACCGACCGGGGACATGCAACCCGACCATCGGCATTCACGGTTCGTGACGCAGCCGCAGGGCGATCCCATCATCTTGCAATTGCGAACAAAACAGGAATCTGGGATCGTGCAAACACCGAAACAGGAGGTGATTCGAAACTTGTCCGCTGCCGTCGCCTATCTCGATAGCCTGAACGCGGAACAGCGCCGCGCGGTCGAGCACGGCGTCGTTGACGGCAAGGCGACGGCTGCAAACCTGCTGCTGATCATTGCCGGCGCCGGTTCGGGCAAGACGAACACGCTGGCTCATCGCGTCGCGCACCTGATCGTCGGTGGCGCGGATCCTCGCCGCATCCTGCTGATGACGTTTTCGCGTCGTGCGGCCGCCGAGATGACCCGGCGTGTCGAGCGCATCTGCAATCGTGTCATGAACGGCAACGGAAGCGTGATGAGCGATGCCCTGACTTGGGCTGGCACCTTCCACGGCATCGGAGCAAGGCTCCTACGCGATTACGCCGAGCAGATTGGTCTCGATCCCGCCTTTACGATCCATGATCGCGAGGATTCGGCCGATCTGATGAACCTCGTGCGGCACGAGCTCGGTTTCTCGAAGACGGAAAGCCGCTTTCCCGCCAAGGGCACCTGCCTGTCCATCTACTCGCGCGCCGTCAACGCCGAGCTGCCGCTCGACGATGTCCTGCGACTGGCCTTCCCGTGGTGTTCGGGCTGGGAGAAGCAGCTGCGCGAACTCTTCGCCGCCTATGTCGAGGCGAAGCAGGCGCAGAACGTCCTCGATTACGACGATCTCCTGCTTTACTGGGTTCAGCTCGCGAGCGAGCCGGCGCTTGCCGACGACATTGGCGATCGCTTCGACCATGTGATGGTCGACGAATATCAGGACACCAACCGGCTGCAGGCTTCGATCCTGCTGTCACTGAAGCCGGGCGGTCGGGGATTGACCGTAGTCGGCGACGACGCGCAGTCCATCTATTCGTTCCGTGCCGCGACCATCCGCAACATCCTGGATTTTCCCCAGCAGTTCAGCCCACCTGCCGAGGTGATCACGCTCGACCGCAATTACCGGTCGACGCAGCCCATTCTCTCGGCCGCCAATGGCGTGATCGAGCTTGCCAGCGAGCGCTTCACCAAGAACCTATGGACCGAGCGCCAGTCGGCCGACCGGCCGCGGCTCGTCACGGTCCGCGACGAAGCGGAACAGGCGCGCTATGTCGCCGATCATGTCCTTGAATTTCGCGAGGTGGGCGTCGCGCTGAAGCAGCAGGCCGTGCTGTTTCGCGCCTCGCATCACAGCGGCCCGCTCGAAGTCGAACTCACGCGACGCAACATACCCTTCGTCAAATTCGGGGGACTGAAGTTCCTCGACGCCGCGCACGTCAAGGACATGCTGGCGGTGCTGCGCTTCGTGCAGAACCCGCTCGATCGCGTCGCGGGCTTCCGCCTGATGCAGATTCTTCCGGGCGTCGGGCCGACCTCGGCCCAGCGGGTGCTCGACCGAATGGCCAGCGAAGCCGAGCCGATCGCCGCATTGTCTTCGATCCCCGCACCGGCGCGATCGGGCGACGACTGGACCGGCTTCGTAGCGCTGCTCCAACAGCTCCGGTCCGGCGCAGGGGGTTGGCCGGCCGAGATCGAGGCTGCACGGCTATGGTATGAGCCGCACCTGGAGCGAATTCATGAGGACGCGGCGATCCGCAACGCCGATCTCCTGCAGCTGGAGCAGATCGCGTCGGGCTACGCCTCGCGCGAGCGCTTCCTCACCGAGCTGACGCTCGACCCGCCCGATGCGACCAGCGATCAGCCCGGCGTGCCGCATCTCGACGAAGACTATCTGATCTTGTCGACAATCCATTCGGCCAAGGGGCAGGAATGGAAGAATGTCTTCGTGCTGAACACGGTGGATGGCTGCATCCCGATCGATCTCGGCGTCGGCAGCAAGGAAGAAATAGAGGAGGAGCGACGGCTCCTCTATGTCGCGATGACGCGTGCCAAGGACAGCCTGCACCTCATCACGCCGCAGCGTTTCTTCACGCACAATCAGAATGCGCAGGGCGATCGCCATGTCTATGCGTCGCGCACGCGCTTCATCCCGGCCGCGCTGCTGGTGCAGTTCGAGTGCAAGGGCTGGCCCGCCGCGGCGGCCGAGACGGCGCGGCGGGACGTTCGCGGAGTGCGCGTCGACGTCGGCGCACGCATGCGCGGCATGTGGCGCTAG
- a CDS encoding DUF736 domain-containing protein: MAQIGTFTRNEDGSFAGVIKTLNLNIKARLVVAEKESDKSPDLRALAGAIEIGAGWKKTAKETGREYHSVKLDDPSFPAPIYATLVESEDGFALFWSR, encoded by the coding sequence ATGGCTCAGATCGGCACGTTCACCCGCAACGAAGACGGTTCGTTTGCCGGAGTTATCAAGACGCTCAACCTCAACATCAAGGCCCGCCTGGTCGTGGCCGAGAAGGAAAGCGACAAGTCGCCCGACCTTCGCGCCCTCGCGGGCGCCATCGAGATCGGCGCCGGCTGGAAGAAGACCGCCAAGGAGACCGGCCGGGAATATCACTCGGTCAAGCTCGACGACCCGAGCTTCCCCGCTCCGATCTACGCCACCCTGGTCGAGAGCGAGGACGGGTTCGCCCTCTTCTGGTCGCGCTGA
- a CDS encoding ArdC family protein → MTEKKDGSRADVYARITDRIVADLEKGVRPWIQPWSAGHAGRRITRPLRHNGEPYSGMNVLLLWSEALARGFTSPTWMTFKQAIELDAHVRKGESGATVIYASRFTRTENDGNGGEVERDIPFLKTYSVFNVEQIAGLPNHFYRQPAPASDPIQRIDHADRFFANTGSVIRHGGARAFYAPSTDHIQMPPFETFRDAASYVAVLSHEHVHWTADSRRVGRDLSRYAKDRSERAREELVAEIGSALICADLGIVPELEPRPDHASYVESWLQVLQGDKRAVFQAAAHAQRAAAFLHGLQPTEAAAREAA, encoded by the coding sequence ATGACTGAGAAGAAGGACGGTTCGCGCGCCGACGTCTATGCGCGCATCACCGATCGCATCGTCGCGGATCTTGAAAAGGGTGTCCGGCCCTGGATCCAGCCGTGGAGCGCAGGACACGCGGGACGGCGCATCACAAGGCCGCTGCGCCACAACGGCGAACCGTACAGCGGCATGAACGTGCTCCTGCTCTGGTCGGAGGCGCTCGCGCGCGGTTTCACCTCGCCGACCTGGATGACGTTCAAGCAGGCGATCGAGCTCGACGCCCATGTCCGCAAGGGCGAGTCAGGCGCGACCGTCATCTATGCGAGCCGGTTCACCCGGACGGAGAACGACGGCAATGGCGGTGAGGTCGAACGCGACATCCCGTTCCTGAAGACCTATTCGGTCTTCAATGTCGAGCAGATCGCCGGACTGCCCAACCACTTCTACCGGCAGCCGGCGCCGGCGAGCGATCCGATCCAGCGGATCGATCATGCCGATCGCTTCTTCGCCAATACTGGCTCGGTGATCCGGCATGGCGGCGCGCGGGCCTTCTACGCGCCGTCGACCGATCACATCCAGATGCCGCCGTTCGAGACGTTTCGGGACGCTGCATCGTACGTGGCGGTGCTGAGCCACGAGCATGTCCACTGGACGGCGGATTCGCGCCGCGTCGGGCGCGACCTCAGCCGTTATGCGAAGGATCGCAGCGAACGCGCGCGCGAGGAGCTCGTCGCCGAAATCGGATCTGCGCTGATCTGCGCCGACCTCGGCATCGTGCCCGAGCTCGAACCGCGGCCCGACCACGCAAGCTACGTGGAATCGTGGCTGCAGGTCCTGCAGGGCGACAAGCGCGCGGTCTTCCAGGCCGCCGCGCACGCGCAGCGCGCCGCCGCGTTCCTGCATGGTCTCCAACCGACGGAAGCCGCAGCGCGGGAGGCAGCGTGA
- a CDS encoding Y-family DNA polymerase yields the protein MTRVVSLFLPSWSTDRLRRKAGDAAPPVEAPLILIGREGSRRVVVSADAAARAAGLRPGMPVAKAQVLVRELLIQDADPIADSEALERLALWVLQRFAPIVAVDGDDGIVIDTTGADHLHGGEEAMLDALIGRLAMSGIAACAAVADSWGAAHAFARYLANPGFVAAAGHGPNMVSSLPLEALRLPAAINHDLRVLGFQQVGDLLAQPRAPLTLRFGHELGRRLDQAVGAAAEPIDPVRPADLIEVRRSFAEPISAAETIARYIGKLVVALCERLEEADLGARRLDLHLRRVDNQRQAIRVGMAMPVRDVKRLTRLLCDKIETIDPGFGIELLSLVASSTEPLVRKQTVSSLIEEAIPDVSDLIDTLANRVGERAVYRAAPLSSDVPERAVARIPAMAPDTGAIWPGHWPRPARLLQRPELIETVALLPDHPPVAFTWRGIRRRVRRADGPERVFGEWWKRDAELATVRDYFRVEDEAGERYWIYRAGDGEDAVTGSHRWFVHGVFG from the coding sequence ATGACACGGGTTGTCTCGCTCTTCCTGCCCAGCTGGTCGACCGATCGGCTGCGGCGGAAGGCCGGCGACGCGGCGCCTCCGGTTGAGGCCCCGCTCATCCTGATCGGCCGGGAAGGAAGCCGGCGCGTAGTGGTGTCGGCGGATGCCGCCGCGCGGGCGGCTGGCTTGCGGCCCGGCATGCCGGTCGCCAAGGCGCAGGTCCTCGTCCGGGAGCTGCTCATCCAGGATGCCGACCCGATCGCGGATTCCGAGGCGCTGGAGCGCCTCGCTTTGTGGGTGCTGCAGCGCTTTGCCCCGATCGTCGCGGTGGATGGCGACGACGGGATCGTGATCGACACCACGGGCGCCGATCATCTCCATGGCGGTGAAGAAGCGATGCTCGATGCCCTGATCGGTCGCCTTGCCATGTCCGGCATCGCCGCGTGCGCCGCCGTGGCCGACAGCTGGGGCGCCGCGCATGCCTTTGCCCGTTACCTTGCCAACCCGGGCTTCGTGGCGGCAGCCGGGCATGGGCCGAACATGGTCTCCTCGTTGCCGCTGGAAGCCCTGCGTCTGCCTGCGGCGATAAACCACGATCTGCGCGTGCTCGGCTTTCAGCAGGTTGGCGATCTTCTGGCGCAGCCGCGCGCACCGCTGACGCTTCGCTTCGGTCACGAGCTCGGCCGGCGGCTCGACCAGGCGGTCGGGGCGGCGGCGGAACCGATCGATCCAGTCCGGCCAGCCGATTTGATCGAGGTCCGGCGCAGCTTCGCCGAACCGATCTCCGCGGCCGAGACAATCGCGCGCTACATCGGCAAACTCGTCGTTGCGCTCTGCGAACGCCTCGAGGAAGCCGATCTCGGTGCGCGGCGGCTCGACCTTCACCTTCGGCGCGTCGACAATCAGCGCCAGGCGATCCGTGTCGGCATGGCAATGCCTGTGCGCGACGTAAAGCGCCTCACCCGGCTTCTCTGCGACAAGATCGAAACCATCGATCCGGGCTTCGGCATCGAGCTCCTTTCGCTCGTCGCCAGCAGCACCGAACCCCTGGTCCGCAAGCAGACCGTCAGCTCGCTGATCGAAGAGGCCATCCCCGACGTCTCCGATCTGATCGACACGCTCGCCAACCGCGTCGGCGAACGGGCCGTCTATCGCGCGGCGCCGCTATCCAGCGACGTGCCCGAGCGCGCCGTCGCCCGCATTCCGGCAATGGCGCCCGACACCGGCGCCATCTGGCCGGGCCATTGGCCGCGGCCCGCGCGCCTGCTGCAACGCCCCGAACTGATCGAGACCGTCGCGCTCCTGCCCGATCATCCCCCGGTCGCCTTCACCTGGCGCGGCATTCGCCGCCGTGTGCGCCGGGCCGACGGGCCCGAGCGCGTGTTCGGGGAATGGTGGAAGCGCGATGCCGAACTCGCGACGGTGCGCGACTATTTCAGGGTCGAGGACGAAGCCGGCGAGCGGTACTGGATCTACCGTGCCGGCGACGGCGAGGATGCTGTGACGGGGTCGCATCGCTGGTTCGTGCATGGGGTGTTCGGATGA
- a CDS encoding tyrosine-type recombinase/integrase — MVSIVRAVAGVDGIPNGFPILLDARMSIVEPAFSYLLELSTIPGRSHATETLRTYSEHLHDWFDTLEQSELDWRLANEGTIAAYRNRMLSAPSPHTGRPYARSTVNDRVRTVCRFYSWAHRRRLIDALPFDYIDVSLRSARRQGMLAHLDHRPPVVMANVLTISEAERLPRPLRVDQLQCLFQHLDPPYGLIAEWALATGMRRKELCGLQLHQVPEVAHLDVDQAPLVSIPLTITKGDRPRSVYPPLRLIDRTHWYVGEERAALVKRLRRAQPGYRVPAALFLNSKGKPVSRARLSAAFGTAFRAAGLIGSGHWLRHTFAMTMLVRLQKQATTAPDLNPLKIVQVLLGHVSIQSTAIYLRCVELHADTLAESLAYLYGELVPHDRA; from the coding sequence ATGGTTTCGATCGTGCGGGCGGTCGCCGGTGTTGACGGGATTCCGAACGGATTTCCCATTTTGCTCGACGCACGGATGTCGATCGTCGAGCCGGCCTTCAGCTATCTGCTCGAGCTTTCCACAATCCCCGGCCGCTCTCATGCGACGGAGACGCTGCGGACCTACAGCGAGCATCTTCATGACTGGTTCGACACGCTGGAACAGAGCGAACTGGATTGGCGTCTCGCCAATGAGGGGACGATCGCAGCTTACCGCAACAGGATGCTGTCGGCGCCAAGCCCGCATACGGGCCGTCCCTATGCCCGTTCGACGGTCAACGACCGCGTCCGGACGGTCTGCCGCTTCTATTCATGGGCGCATCGGCGCAGGCTGATCGACGCGCTGCCGTTCGACTATATCGACGTGTCGCTGCGATCGGCGCGCCGACAGGGCATGCTGGCGCATCTGGATCATCGTCCGCCTGTTGTGATGGCGAACGTCCTGACGATCTCGGAAGCCGAACGGCTGCCGCGTCCGCTTCGCGTCGATCAACTCCAATGCCTGTTCCAGCATCTCGATCCGCCCTATGGCCTGATCGCCGAGTGGGCATTGGCGACCGGCATGCGCCGCAAGGAGCTTTGCGGCTTGCAGCTTCATCAGGTGCCGGAGGTCGCCCATCTCGATGTCGATCAGGCTCCGCTCGTGAGCATTCCGCTGACCATCACCAAGGGCGACCGGCCGCGATCGGTCTATCCGCCCTTGCGATTGATCGATCGCACCCACTGGTATGTCGGAGAGGAACGCGCTGCTCTCGTGAAGCGCCTGCGCAGGGCTCAACCCGGTTATCGGGTGCCGGCGGCACTTTTCCTCAACAGCAAGGGCAAGCCTGTTTCCCGAGCGAGACTCTCTGCGGCGTTCGGCACGGCGTTCCGCGCGGCAGGGCTTATCGGGTCGGGGCATTGGCTGCGCCACACCTTCGCGATGACGATGCTCGTGCGCCTGCAGAAGCAGGCGACGACGGCGCCCGACCTCAACCCGTTGAAGATCGTGCAGGTCCTGTTGGGTCACGTGTCGATCCAGTCGACGGCCATCTATCTACGCTGTGTCGAGCTTCACGCCGACACGCTCGCCGAGAGCCTTGCCTATCTCTATGGCGAGCTGGTGCCCCATGACCGGGCGTAG
- a CDS encoding integrase, which yields MPAQAQNLVRFDRPQRVSSRSLWADPQWHFDSTRPDLRTHQLLIDWAFELPDGSRFTDPPWGRWLEDARTFIWSLHVDPPPGRRQARARSLVATALRLRALIRWMAEQAMRNFAQLDRDTAERFMQHVAGRRTLAGAPIRPGTRHDYANLLLALYQQRSRLAFAPPEHPFGDERASRFSGFSRHTVQRLPFTPDAIAVPLVSAAIRLIGQPADDVIALRDQAVPFRMDDQGRSFFTHRQAVRALVSSFRFSTIEGEHTPWHAPLTRTKDLRLLVNRIQEACFITIAYLVGARVSEILTLEANCIEEHPSADGSEAFAYLRGRIFKTAASEAGTPHLWPVPPPVLRAIEILHRLSEPFRADAGRPELWLSLSGSGLVDRRAPEVMTASSLIVRLNKRFAPFIDLPHNDDGSPWHLTTHQGRKTFARFVGKRDRTGLHALQHHFGHVTRIMTDSAYVGTDFDLGELVDAQTLEETRSALEELLTASRLGGKAGRLLSSRSRFRGRTRDGELAAYVDFLIEDSGMRLGVCDWGYCVYRAETAACMGDERGPNPLWRTESACVSCANFAVTERHRPVWQARLERNLALIADQRIDGASRALANTRIAECERILSDLSAIEGPHGQAASRKPA from the coding sequence ATGCCAGCGCAAGCGCAGAACCTCGTCCGTTTTGACCGCCCGCAACGCGTATCGTCACGGTCGCTTTGGGCAGACCCTCAATGGCATTTCGACAGCACGCGGCCCGACCTGCGAACCCATCAACTCTTGATCGATTGGGCTTTCGAACTGCCTGACGGCAGCCGTTTCACCGATCCACCGTGGGGCCGGTGGCTGGAGGACGCACGCACCTTCATTTGGTCGCTTCACGTCGATCCGCCGCCAGGGCGTCGACAGGCGCGGGCAAGGTCGCTCGTCGCGACCGCGCTCAGGCTTCGCGCCCTGATCCGATGGATGGCCGAGCAGGCGATGCGCAACTTCGCCCAACTGGACCGCGATACAGCCGAACGGTTCATGCAGCACGTGGCAGGACGACGAACTCTTGCAGGAGCTCCGATCAGGCCCGGCACCAGGCACGACTACGCCAACCTTCTTCTCGCCCTCTATCAGCAACGGTCCAGGCTCGCTTTTGCGCCTCCCGAGCATCCCTTCGGTGATGAGCGCGCCAGCCGGTTCTCCGGGTTCAGTCGTCATACGGTCCAGCGCTTGCCCTTCACGCCGGACGCCATCGCCGTTCCACTTGTCTCGGCTGCGATCCGGTTGATCGGGCAGCCAGCCGACGACGTCATTGCGCTGCGCGACCAGGCCGTGCCGTTTCGCATGGACGATCAGGGCCGTTCCTTCTTCACTCACCGGCAGGCCGTCCGCGCGCTCGTGTCGTCGTTTCGCTTTTCTACCATCGAGGGTGAGCACACCCCCTGGCATGCACCGCTGACCCGGACCAAGGATCTTCGCCTGCTGGTCAACCGGATCCAGGAGGCTTGCTTCATCACCATCGCCTATCTGGTCGGCGCACGGGTCTCAGAGATCCTGACGCTGGAGGCGAACTGCATCGAGGAACATCCATCCGCGGATGGCAGCGAAGCCTTCGCCTACCTCCGCGGTCGGATATTCAAGACCGCCGCCAGCGAGGCCGGAACACCGCATCTGTGGCCGGTCCCGCCGCCTGTCCTGCGCGCCATCGAGATTCTGCATCGCCTATCGGAGCCTTTTCGCGCCGACGCGGGCCGACCCGAGCTTTGGCTCTCTCTTTCCGGCAGCGGCCTCGTCGATCGCCGAGCTCCCGAGGTCATGACAGCCAGTTCGCTCATCGTCCGTCTGAACAAACGGTTCGCTCCCTTCATCGATCTGCCTCACAATGACGATGGCTCACCCTGGCATCTCACCACACATCAGGGCCGCAAGACCTTCGCCCGCTTCGTCGGCAAGCGCGACCGCACCGGCCTGCACGCCCTCCAGCATCATTTCGGGCACGTGACCCGCATCATGACCGACAGCGCCTATGTCGGCACGGATTTCGATCTCGGTGAGCTCGTGGACGCTCAAACCCTCGAAGAGACCCGCTCCGCTCTCGAGGAACTGCTCACCGCCTCGCGTCTCGGCGGCAAGGCTGGACGACTGCTGTCGTCGCGATCGCGCTTCCGGGGCCGTACCCGCGACGGCGAACTTGCCGCCTATGTCGATTTCCTGATCGAGGACAGCGGCATGCGGCTGGGCGTCTGCGATTGGGGCTATTGCGTCTATCGCGCCGAGACCGCCGCCTGCATGGGTGACGAACGCGGCCCGAACCCGCTCTGGCGCACCGAGAGCGCCTGCGTGAGCTGCGCGAACTTCGCCGTCACCGAGCGCCACCGGCCCGTCTGGCAAGCCCGGCTCGAGCGCAATCTCGCGCTGATTGCCGACCAACGGATCGACGGAGCGAGCCGTGCACTCGCCAACACACGTATTGCCGAGTGCGAGCGCATTCTGTCCGATCTTTCCGCAATAGAGGGTCCCCATGGCCAAGCCGCCAGCCGCAAACCCGCATGA
- a CDS encoding ImuA family protein: MRPEPAIESLRAQIEKIEGRTLRAKSVLPFGIAEVDARLPGGGLARGALHEIAGGGFGAVDGAAAALFAGGIAARTKGKVLWCITRPDLFAPALAQAGLPPDRVIYVEAGDDKAILACMEEGLRHGGLGAVVGEVARLSMTASRRLQLSAEGTGTIGIALRRWRRQTEAADFGQPTAAMTRWRISVLPSAALPVPGVGRHRWLVELIRARAGESADFELEACDDTGCLALPAQLVDRSAAAEGRRRGASG, from the coding sequence TTGCGGCCGGAGCCCGCCATAGAGTCGTTGCGCGCGCAGATCGAGAAGATCGAGGGTCGAACCCTGCGCGCGAAATCGGTGCTTCCTTTCGGAATTGCCGAGGTCGACGCGCGACTCCCCGGCGGAGGGCTAGCGCGCGGCGCTCTTCATGAGATTGCGGGCGGCGGATTTGGTGCCGTCGACGGCGCCGCCGCCGCCCTGTTCGCCGGCGGCATCGCCGCGCGGACGAAGGGCAAGGTCCTGTGGTGCATCACGCGTCCAGACCTCTTTGCGCCGGCGCTTGCGCAGGCAGGATTGCCGCCGGATCGCGTGATCTACGTCGAGGCAGGCGACGACAAGGCGATCCTCGCGTGCATGGAGGAAGGCCTCCGGCACGGCGGGCTGGGCGCCGTCGTCGGCGAGGTCGCCCGTCTTTCCATGACCGCCTCCCGGCGCTTGCAGCTCTCGGCTGAAGGCACGGGGACGATCGGCATCGCCCTTCGGCGCTGGCGGCGCCAGACTGAGGCCGCCGATTTTGGACAGCCAACCGCGGCGATGACGCGCTGGAGGATCTCGGTGCTGCCCTCGGCGGCGCTGCCCGTTCCTGGTGTCGGCCGCCATCGGTGGCTTGTCGAGTTGATCCGCGCCCGCGCGGGCGAGAGTGCAGATTTCGAGTTGGAGGCTTGCGATGACACGGGTTGTCTCGCTCTTCCTGCCCAGCTGGTCGACCGATCGGCTGCGGCGGAAGGCCGGCGACGCGGCGCCTCCGGTTGA